Part of the Acetomicrobium thermoterrenum DSM 13490 genome is shown below.
TCACGTTATTGGTCACTTTAGATGTAATCATTGCCTTTTCTTGCGGCTCTACCGTTCCAACAAAAGTTATGATATCCTCAAATTCCATTAAAGTTGGCTTGACTACGGAAACGTTTATCGCACTCTGTTGGGGGGTTGGCACACCAGGCTGCTCGGTCGTTTTGTCATTGCTAAACACCCTCAGACCGATTATTGATGCTAAGGCTACTGCTATTACGGCTATAACGACTGTTTTGATCTTCATTTAGCTACCTCCCCATTCACTGCTTCATTTTCATTAAGATCGTCAAACACACTTTCATCCATTATGCCCATTGCATAGATCAGGTCGCTGTAGGATGAATAGGCGTCGTATATTGCATTTACAAAGTTGGTATTGGCATCCGTCAACGCCGTTCTTGCATCTAAAACGTCTATGTTAGTGCCCACTTGCTCGACATAACGTCTCAACGCCATTCGATAATCCTCTTCTGCTATAGTGACTTGATCCTCGGCTACGCGAACGCTTTGCAACGCCGATTCCAAGTTCTGCCACGCTGTGGATACCTCTAGACGAATTTGATTCCTGAGATCATCAATCCTGGCAAGTAATTCCCGGGCCATAGCCTTATTTTCCTCTATCTTGTTCTTTACCTCTCCCCGATCGTACAATCTCCAAGAGGCGATGATCGATACATTCCAGTCGTCCTCATTTGGGAAAAACTCATCTTCGTAATAAGATACCTCTCCCTGCAGATATATATTAGGCCTTGCCTGGCCCGCAGCAGCTTTGGCCAGCTCCTCTGCTGCTTTTCTCGAGTCTTCCAAGGAAACCAGCTCAGGGCGATATTGAAGTGCAATGCTGTAAGGATCTATCTGCGGCAAAGCGAAGGGAGACTCCTCTTCAGGGGATACTTCAGGAACTATTTCGTGGGAAAGGGGAATCCCGACAGCCTTTTCCAGAGCACTTAAGGCCACCTGTGTACCATTTTTAGCTTGAATCAAATTCAATTCGGCAGACGAAACATCGACTTGAGTTCTAAGGACTTCATTGATGGCCACAACACCTTGATTGTAAAGCGATTGCGCCTGTTTTAAATGCTCTAGTGCCAAATCATAGCTTTCCTGAGCAACTTGTAGCTGAGCCCTCGCTCTCTGCAAATCGTAATAGGCGTTTTGCACATCATTTCTATTGTTTGTTTAGTGCGTAAGACATCTGCCTCTAAGGCTTGACGATTCAACGTGGCAGCCCTTAACGAAGCCTCAAGGCCGTCACCGCTGTAGAGAGTATGCGTCAGGGTTAACGCTGCCTTGTAGGTATCTCTGTACTTCGAATCCGTCATACCTCCTCCGTATTGGTGCATATACGTTAAGCTCGAATCAAGCCTAGGCGCCAATTGGGAGGCACTTTGCAGTTCTTGAGCCCTCACCTGATTGAGCTGCTCCTGTGCTGCTTTTAGTATGGGATTATGCTCTTCTGCTATTGAAATTAAGTTGTCCAAATTATACTTGACAGCGGATTGAGCATCTTGCCCCCAAGCGTTTTTGTCCATAACAAGCACCAGGAAAATCAAAGAGCAAAAACCTATTATCAATAAAAAACGTTTTCCCATGAATTTTGCCACCTTAATTACTCATCTCCCCTCATAACCAAATCGACTATTTGTTTCCAGCTATCTATAGCTTCGCCAGTGTCCAAAAGACTACCTTGACATGATAAAAGACCGAACACGACCAAGCGCAACAGTAAAAATACAGACTCTTGTCTCTCGTCAGCCAAATCGATGCACACTCCTTCGTCCATCGATTTTTTTATACATGAGGCAAGGTCTTTTGCCATATTCTTAAATTCTTCTTTCCCCCGTTTCGCCTGAATCAAAAGATCCATCCAGATAAGCATGGTCTCGGGGTCTCTTTCAAAGGCCATTAAAATGAGCATGCCTCTTCTCTGTATAAACTCCTTGGCATCAGTTGCGTCTTCGAAGGTCGACTTAAAAATATCCTTCATTCTATCAATTTCCAACACTAAAACAGTGCTATACAGCTCAAACTTATCGCTAAAGTGCCAATATAAAGCCCCTTTGCTAACGCCTGCTTTCTTTGCAATGGAATCTACGCTAGTCCCGTGAAATCCCTGTTGTGCAAACAAATGGCGCGCTGCGCTTATGATGCAGTCTCTGGTGTCCTTCAATACTCAACCTCCCGACTATTCAGTCTGGAGAAAAAGGATAATCTATTTGCCGGTTTTTGTAAAGGGAAAAAATATGAGTTTTAATTTTCAAAATATTGAATTCCAATACATCGATAACTCGATATAAAAAATTAACTTGGTTGCAAAAGATTACAGACGGAGAATCACGATCTCCGTCTGTGTGGTTTGTAACTATCGCTACAATATTAATCCTTTGCATCTATCCGTTGACCGCCAAGCCATAAATTGGCGAAAAACGAATTAAATTTACCTCTTTGAGTATTGATAAAGTGCCCTTGCCTTTCTTCTCCCGAACTTCTTTCTTTCTACCATTCTAGGATCGCGGGCAAGGAGGTCTGCTTTTTTCAATACAGGCCTCATTTCAGGATCTAAGGACAACAAAGCTCTGGCTATTCCAAGCCTTACCGCTCCGGCCTGACCGCTTAAACCCCCGCCTTGAGCTTTAATGAATACATCTATTTTTCCTTCCATTCCGGAAACCTTTAGGGGCTCCAAGGCGTTAAGCCTCCACAATTGCCTTGGAAAATAGTCTTCGATGCTTCGCCCATTTATAACAATTTGCCCCTCTCCGGGACGAACACGTACCCTAGCAATTGACTCTTTTCTTCTACCTGTACCCCAATAATACGTTGGTGACGGCAAAGGTCTCTTCCTCCTTTTTAATAAAAACTTTTAAAAAATTACATTAACAAAACAGAAACTTAAATATCCAAAGCTTCTGGTTTCTGCGCTTCGTGAGGGTGATCGGGACCGGCATATACTTTCAGCTTCCTATGATATTTTAGTTTATTACGAGGCAACATCCCCTTAACGACCCTCTCTACAAGACGCTCTGGTTTTTTCTCCAGAAGCACACTGTAGGGCGTAGATTTAAGCCCCCCTTTATACCCGCTATAACTATATACAACCGATTGGATACCCTTTTTGCCGGTCAATTTTACATTGGCGGCGTTAATGACAATTACAAAATCCCCTGTATCTACATGAGGAGTATAATTCGGCTTATGTTTTCCCATCAATATGGGAGCGATGCATGCCGCAAGTCTTCCCAAAGGCACATCGGTAGCGTCTATTACATACCATTTACGCTGTTGTTCCACCTCTTTCGGCTTCGTCATAAAAGTCTTGTATCCTTGCATGTGAAGTTCCTCCTTAACTTTCCTCGCAGTAAAAAACCCTCTACGATCGATAATATATTTTATTCGGCTGATACTGACGATACTTTACCAATACAACAAACACAAAACGTTTAGTTTCCACAAACGAGGAGCTCTCGACAGCGGAGTTATTCTATCCAACCTTAGCCCCTTATGTCAAGAAATACACCACAATCAGACCTTGACAGGTTAAACATGGCCTTTGTATCCTTACAAAAATCTCCTAAGCCTTGGATTATGCTCTATGCCGGGCAATCTACCCCTTTTCGCGATGGGTTTTCCGTCGATCATCTTGAGATCCATCGTCATATCTCTCGGAGTTCCATGAGCTATATAACTTCCAACTCCAAAGACATCTGCGCCTGCATGCAAAAGTAACTTAATCCTTTCAGGATTGAGGCCACCGGAAACGACAATTTTGACATGGTTAAATCCCTCGACGTCCAATCTCCACCGAACCTCTCGTACCAGAGCAGGCGATACCCCTCCGCGCTCTCCGGGAGTATCCAAACGTACGCCGTGAAGATCTTTCTTTAATGCTCGCGCAACCAAGAGCGATTCTTCGGCTTCGTCTTTAAAAGTATCGACCAAAATAATCCTTGATTCTCGCTCAGGCAATATACTATTGTATAATAACGCGGTTTTTACTGTATCTCCCACTATCAACACAGCAGCATGAGGTATCGTTCCTTGCGGTTCTGCCTTGGCCATCTTTGCTCCCAATATACAACTCGCGCCTGCACAACCTCCGGCATCTAAGGCAACCCTCTCCATAACGGGGGCAACTGCCGGATGAACATGCCGAGCTCCAAAACATAATACAGGTCTTCCATTTGCTGCTCTAACGCATTCCCTAGCAGCGGTTGCCCACCCGCTCGATGCTGCTAAAAATCCCAAAATCACTGTTTCGTACATTCCAAATGCACTGTAGAGACCGTGAATTCTGCACACCACTTCCTTAGGAGAAAAAGACATTCCCTCATCTAAAGAATAAACTTCTACGCCCTTGCCCCGTAACAAAGACAAAACCTCAGATAGACCGGCAAAAACGCCTGCTTCTTTTGAAAATATTTCCGCAACCACCGGCACATCCAAGGTGCCGTTTTCTCGCAGAAGATCCCTTGTTTTGACAAAATAAACGTCGGTCGTATATCCCGCCATAATTTCATCGTGATTGGCGCTGTAGAAAGGCCTTGAGCCCAACTGCAAAGCGCTTACATCTTCGAAAAATTCTATATTCTTCATATCCTTCACCTTGCACTCATCATGACCAATATGAGGGAGGTGACCATGAACGAAGCAAGTAATAGTACTGTTACTTTGCTTAAACCGGAAAGGCGCTGCCACTGCCCGCCTGACATATCAGCTTGAGTGCCGCCGCCAAATACGCCGGCAAAACCGCTCTGTTTTCTTCGCTGTAACATTACAATTCCTATCAGTGCAACAGCTATCAGTATTTGCAAAAGAGATACGAACAAAAACATCTTTAGTGCCCCCTATGCCTTAACTATGTTTTTATGATATTTTACTTTATAAATACATAACGTTACTTTCACAAGCTCAAACTTTTGAGCCTACCACAACGATTTTTATAGCGCAAAAGCCATTCGAATAGTTATTTTAGCACACTTCGAGCATTAAGCATATCACAAAGCGCTCTCACGGCAACAGACCTGTGAGAGACGCGATTTTTAATCCCATGCCCCAGTTCCGCGAATGTTTTATCGTAACCCTTGGGAATAAATATAGGATCGTAACCGAATCCCTCTGCGCCTCGCCCGGAAAGGGCTATTTGTCCATAACAGAAACCCGACACCAACCATACCTGGTTCGTTCTGGGCAAAACTAACGCCAGAGAAGCGACAAACCGCGCCTTCCTCTCTTTCATGTCAACCATATTATTTAAGACCCATGCAATTCTGGATTCATCATCTTCTGCCACTCGTGAAGAATAAACTCCAGGACTTTTCCCAAGTGCATCTACTTCTAATCCGCTGTCATCGGCCAAGGCCGGCATGCCTAGAGCTTTGGCCCAAACCGAAGCCTTGAGAAGAGCATTTTCCGAATAGGAATTACCGTACTCCTCAACATCAATGTCCATTAAATCGGGGGCAAATACCAATTCTACAGGCGCTTCACCGAACAAAACGACCATTTCGTTATATTTGCCTTTGTTTTTGCTTGCAAATACTACTTTATTATTGACCAAAGAGCAATCCCCCCAGAGACAAAGGACGTCATAAAAACTTATAATCAAAATTTGGGCGCCAATCGCCATGTAACGGAAAGATCCACAGGATCTGTCATTGCGGCATCTTTACCCTCGATCAAAAATTTTACTTCTTTGATTGGATCGAAATTATCTATGACAGTCCGAAGTAAGGCTGTCATAAAAAGCAATGCTCTCTCTCTGTCGAGCTTTTGCAAAGATGAGTAAAAGGGGGTGTTCATGTCTAAATAAAGAATTTCTCCATTGCGAAAGACATGAAGGACGCGACTGTTCCCATCGACAAGGCCCTTGGCCGCCATCAGTGACAGCCACTTTTCAACACTGGAGGTGACATTTTCTTCGGGAATACTCGGAACTATCCTATAACCGACCACGCTTAGAGAGCCGTTATCCGGCAGAAAAAGCGTTACTTCGGCTATATGGGTCCCAAAGTCATTAATTTCATCGAATTTTTGTGCCTGTTCTTCCATGGAAATAGTTTGTTGAACGTTCAATTTCT
Proteins encoded:
- a CDS encoding TolC family protein; this encodes MALSALEKAVGIPLSHEIVPEVSPEEESPFALPQIDPYSIALQYRPELVSLEDSRKAAEELAKAAAGQARPNIYLQGEVSYYEDEFFPNEDDWNVSIIASWRLYDRGEVKNKIEENKAMARELLARIDDLRNQIRLEVSTAWQNLESALQSVRVAEDQVTIAEEDYRMALRRYVEQVGTNIDVLDARTALTDANTNFVNAIYDAYSSYSDLIYAMGIMDESVFDDLNENEAVNGEVAK
- a CDS encoding TetR/AcrR family transcriptional regulator; its protein translation is MKDTRDCIISAARHLFAQQGFHGTSVDSIAKKAGVSKGALYWHFSDKFELYSTVLVLEIDRMKDIFKSTFEDATDAKEFIQRRGMLILMAFERDPETMLIWMDLLIQAKRGKEEFKNMAKDLASCIKKSMDEGVCIDLADERQESVFLLLRLVVFGLLSCQGSLLDTGEAIDSWKQIVDLVMRGDE
- the rpsI gene encoding 30S ribosomal protein S9 — encoded protein: MPSPTYYWGTGRRKESIARVRVRPGEGQIVINGRSIEDYFPRQLWRLNALEPLKVSGMEGKIDVFIKAQGGGLSGQAGAVRLGIARALLSLDPEMRPVLKKADLLARDPRMVERKKFGRRKARALYQYSKR
- the rplM gene encoding 50S ribosomal protein L13 encodes the protein MQGYKTFMTKPKEVEQQRKWYVIDATDVPLGRLAACIAPILMGKHKPNYTPHVDTGDFVIVINAANVKLTGKKGIQSVVYSYSGYKGGLKSTPYSVLLEKKPERLVERVVKGMLPRNKLKYHRKLKVYAGPDHPHEAQKPEALDI
- a CDS encoding nicotinate phosphoribosyltransferase; the protein is MKNIEFFEDVSALQLGSRPFYSANHDEIMAGYTTDVYFVKTRDLLRENGTLDVPVVAEIFSKEAGVFAGLSEVLSLLRGKGVEVYSLDEGMSFSPKEVVCRIHGLYSAFGMYETVILGFLAASSGWATAARECVRAANGRPVLCFGARHVHPAVAPVMERVALDAGGCAGASCILGAKMAKAEPQGTIPHAAVLIVGDTVKTALLYNSILPERESRIILVDTFKDEAEESLLVARALKKDLHGVRLDTPGERGGVSPALVREVRWRLDVEGFNHVKIVVSGGLNPERIKLLLHAGADVFGVGSYIAHGTPRDMTMDLKMIDGKPIAKRGRLPGIEHNPRLRRFL
- the secG gene encoding preprotein translocase subunit SecG yields the protein MFLFVSLLQILIAVALIGIVMLQRRKQSGFAGVFGGGTQADMSGGQWQRLSGLSKVTVLLLASFMVTSLILVMMSAR
- the rdgB gene encoding RdgB/HAM1 family non-canonical purine NTP pyrophosphatase, whose amino-acid sequence is MVNNKVVFASKNKGKYNEMVVLFGEAPVELVFAPDLMDIDVEEYGNSYSENALLKASVWAKALGMPALADDSGLEVDALGKSPGVYSSRVAEDDESRIAWVLNNMVDMKERKARFVASLALVLPRTNQVWLVSGFCYGQIALSGRGAEGFGYDPIFIPKGYDKTFAELGHGIKNRVSHRSVAVRALCDMLNARSVLK
- a CDS encoding GerMN domain-containing protein, with amino-acid sequence MDNNELPRRRDREQKKVPQKAPLPYRIIAWTCLIMILFGLGYYGSGLIVRIFGKKLNVQQTISMEEQAQKFDEINDFGTHIAEVTLFLPDNGSLSVVGYRIVPSIPEENVTSSVEKWLSLMAAKGLVDGNSRVLHVFRNGEILYLDMNTPFYSSLQKLDRERALLFMTALLRTVIDNFDPIKEVKFLIEGKDAAMTDPVDLSVTWRLAPKF